The following nucleotide sequence is from Desulfonatronum thiodismutans.
GCAGCAGCACCAATTGCTGGTGGTGCTGCTGCATATGGTCTTTATAGATTATTTAAAAAGTAAATATATTTGCACATTAAGCCAGCAACAGTATAGTTGCTGGCTTTCATATTTAATTTCTAATTAACATATTTTTTTGTTTTAAGATATTTTAAATAATGAAATTTTTTATAATTTAAAAAAATGAACTTGCAGTTCAGTCTTTCAGTTTGATTTGTTGAAAAAATTATTCTTAGAGTAATATTTTATACAACATTATTGATGGTTTTAAATATTTTTATGTCAAAATAATTTTTGAAATTGAAGGAGTATTAATGAAAATAAAATGTCTATCATGCGGAAACACTACAAAGGTAACAGTAGAGCTAATTGTAAAAATAATTGGCGGTGCAATGCCAATAGGAGGTTTTTACGCTTGGGTTACGTACCTCTTAGCCGGAACAGGGCTTGCGCTACCTATAGTGATCGCACTTATTACGGGTGGTGTTGGAATACTAGTATTCAAGGATGAGATAGTCGAATGGATTGTAAATCGTGGTTACAAGTGTCAAAGGTGCGGAACTGTGAAGTGGGAGGCGTGACCTGGCAACTGTTTCAGAAAAAAAACTATTTAAATCTTAAATATTAAAGGTGAATATCATGCAGTTACTATCAAAAAAACAAGTTGTTGAAGCAGTTAACCGATTCCTTCCAGAATCAATGCGCGAAAATCCATTTGTGACCTCTCTCCTAGCTGGTGCAGCAGCTATTGGCATTCTCTTGGCTACACCAGCCTTTGCCCCTTTGGGTGTCGTTGGTGCTACAGGGTGGATCATTGTTTATGCAGTTACAGGAGGTACTCTTGGTATAGAAACAATTCGAAAAATTTGGAATGTGAGGCAGCATATGTCAGAGGAAAAGCGTAAAGATGTTGATACTCGACTCGAGATCCTCAAAAAGATGAGAGATGATGGTGCGATTGATGACGAAGAGTATAAGATGCGATCGAAGAAAATCCTTGATGAGTTTTTGGGTACATAGTTTGTTAATCGTCTGATACCAAGGTCTTCCCGGCTTTGGCCGGTTCGCTTTCTTCACGATGTAGGTTTCATGTCGGATTCAACTACATCAGGGGCTACACTTTAATACTAACTATAATAAATTTTCGAAAATTGCCTTCTGTCTGGAAATGGATTTAAAAATTCGCATCAATATTGTCGAAGGATCAGTTTCTCAACTTTCGGGGTTGCTGTCTTTCAAGCAACCACCTACGATCTTTGACATAATTCCTGGTTCAAGCCGAAAAACTCGATAGATGCCCCGAATACCGCGGATATCATGGCGGTGTATATCTGCTCTGCGTATTGTCCTGCGCTGCGCAGCTTGTCTACTGCAAGTTCAAGTATGCGCTTCAGGGCGGCCATGAAATCCAGGTCCCTCATTTCCTCGCAACAAGCTCTGAACAATGAGCCAAAGGTTCTGGGGTCATCCTGGCGTCTTTGTTCCAGGGACAGGAACATGTACCTGGCCATCACGATGGAAGTGTGAGCGATTTGACTGTCAAAATCTCTGGATTGTATGCCTTTTTCCAGACCAAGGTGCTGCTTGCACATCTTGAAGAAGACCTCGATGTCCCAACGCTTTCCGTAGATGCGAACAACTTCCTCGTCCGGCAAATCGATATCCGTGGTCAAAAGGGCCAACCA
It contains:
- a CDS encoding SHOCT domain-containing protein; this translates as MQLLSKKQVVEAVNRFLPESMRENPFVTSLLAGAAAIGILLATPAFAPLGVVGATGWIIVYAVTGGTLGIETIRKIWNVRQHMSEEKRKDVDTRLEILKKMRDDGAIDDEEYKMRSKKILDEFLGT
- a CDS encoding transposase, translating into DIYRQIKKRPGRAKILASVRVEMKYGGQAKIIFVRDRHNRDWLALLTTDIDLPDEEVVRIYGKRWDIEVFFKMCKQHLGLEKGIQSRDFDSQIAHTSIVMARYMFLSLEQRRQDDPRTFGSLFRACCEEMRDLDFMAALKRILELAVDKLRSAGQYAEQIYTAMISAVFGASIEFFGLNQELCQRS